Below is a genomic region from Leptotrichia shahii.
ATGCTAAAAAAAATAGTAGCAGAAGAGAAAGGGTTTGTTATAAAAGAAGAATTATTTTTGTATTATAAAATTAACGAAATAGAAAAATTAAGAAATTTAATGCAAAAAGTAGGAAAGAAAAAGTGTTTTAGAAGTATGTTTTGATAAATTAAAAGTACCTAAAAAATATTTGCCGAATCAACTTTTTTGTTATGAAAAATTACAAAATGGCAATAAAGATTGGGGTAGACATAAATTATTATTTTTAATGGGAATAGAAGTATGTCCGTCAGAATGGTACTATAAAAAAATATTTCCTAAAATTAAAAAAGCATTTGAAGAATTAAAAAAACTATATGAAGATAAATTTTCTGACTATGAAGAGTTGGAAAGATATGTAAAAATGCTAAAAAAAATAGTAGCAGAAGAGAAAGAGTTTGTTATAAAAGAAGAATTATTTTTGGATTATAAAATTAACGAAATAGAAAAATTAAGAAATTTAATGCAAAAAGTAGGAAAGAAAAAAAGTGTTTTAGAAGTATGTTTTGAAAAATTAAATATATCTGAAGAATATTTGCCAAATCAACTTTTTTGCTATAAGAAATTATACGAAGAAGGAAAATGGAGTAGACATAAGTTATTATCATTAATGGGAATAGAAGTATGTCCATATTGTCAAAGGAATTATATTAGTAGTTATGAAGAGAATAACGATAATAAACCTGAAGAAAATAATGATAAAAAAACAACAGCAACTTTAGATCATTTTTATCCAAAGGCAGATTATCCATTTTTAGCTTTATCTTTATATAATTTTATACCTAGTTGTTATGTCTGTAATACTGTATTTAAAAATGGTAAAGAAGTACAAATTTATCCATATGAAGAAGGTTTTGATGAATTAGGAGTAAAATTTAGGATTTCAGGAAAAGTTATAAATGAAATTTTAGGAGAAAAGGATTCTGATTTTTCAGTAGAAATTGATTGTAAAAATATTGAAGATAAAGAAAAAGAAAACAAAGTAAAAAATAGTATTAAAAATTTAGGATTGGATAAAGTGTATGAAAAATCACATAATCAGTATATTCAAAATTTATTATATACTGTTGAAAAGTATCCAGAAAATTATTTAGAGGCTTGTGGAGAGATGTTTGAAAATGATAATAACAAGAAAAAACAGCTTGAAGAATATTTTAAAGATATTGTGAAAGAGCCGTATAGAAAAAGGATAGAAAATGGTGAGCCTTTGGCGAAATTGACTAAAGATATTTTAGAAGAATTTGATATAAAAATTTAAGGAGAAAATGAAATGTTTCCAATATATATGTATGTAAAAGAATATAAAGGATTGAAAGATTTTGAAATTACTTTTGATAATAATTATGAAATTACTTTTGAAGGCGAGATACTAACAATTAATAAAATAAAAACTGATAATAATATAGAAAATTTTTATTCTATTGATAAAACAATAGGAAATATAGATAGTGTTAATTTGTTGATTGGGAAAAATGGGAGTGGGAAGACAAGTGTTTTAGAAGTACTCAATGTACTTCATTTAGGTTCTTCTACTAATAATGAAGAAGTAAAAAAGATCAAGGGATATATAATTCTTTATAAATCTTATTCTAATGATGAAGATTTTATTCTTGAAAAAGATTTCTGTTCAATGTCTATAGAAATAAAAGAATTTCCAAAAAAGATAAATGTTAAAGAAGAATTCAGAAAATTAAGATTTACAAATCAAGAAAATTATAGAGAAGATTTTCTAGAAAGTATAGGAATAGTAAAATTTTCATTTAAAGGAGAAACTCTAAATGCTACTCAAAGAGAAGGAGTGTTTGGATTTGGACAAGAGAGAACAGTTTTTAAATTAGATACTAGATTAGAAAATAAAAGCAAAAAAAATATATATGATTATTTAATTAAAATAAAACAAGGAAAAAATAAAGATAATTTTGAAAATGCATATTTAACATTAGTGATTCCTGATTTATGCATTAAACATATGATTTCAAATGAGAGAGTAATTAATTCTAAATTTGAAGAATTTGATAAAATTACTTTTGATAAGATTATTGATGACGGTCTTTTTAGGTTATATGAATATGATGATGTAAATAATTATAGTTTAGAAGATATTATTTTAAATAATTATTTTAATTGGATTTATTTAATTATAATACTAAGAAAAGTTTTTGAAATTCGCAATAAAAAAGAATATTCTGAAAAAAAATTAAGAAAAATGTTAGAAAAGGAAAGAAAGAAAAAGTTAAAACTATTAGACGGTAAGTTTACAATTAAAAAATTTGAGATATTATTAAAAGAGCTTAGAAAATCATTAGGAATACCAGAAAAAGAAATTATATTTGATGAAAAAGATGAAAAAAATTATAAAACTGTTGAAGAGATAGCTGCTCTTATAAATGATATTACAGAAGAAAAAGATGAAATAAATACCCGAAATGATAATAAAATTATTAAAAAATTTAAAATAAATTTTGAAGAAAAAAATGAAAGAATCAAAGAATTATTGGAAAAATATCAAAATTTTCATATTCCTAAAGACGGGATTGATACAGATTTAATATTTAAAAGCGTAGAATATATACAAATAGAAGAAGAGGGATTAAGTGATGGCGAAAGAATAAAATTACAATATTTTTCAACCCTTTATGGAGTTTTAAATGGTGAATTTAAAAATAGAAAATATATTACGCTTTTATTTGATGAAGTAGAAACTTATCTACATCCTGAATGGAGCAGAAGATTTTTATATGAATTAATAGAAGAATTAGGAAAGTATGAAGATAAAAAGTTTAAATTGATTTTTGCAACACACAGTCCTTTTCTGATAGCAGATGTTTTGGCAAAAGATTGTATTTATTTGAGTAAAGATGAAAACGGTAAAATTCAGGCTGAAATTAAAGAGGATGTGAAAACTTTTGGAGCAAATATTATTGACTTGTTCAAGGATACTATGTTTTTAGAATCGACTTTTGGGAAATTTGCTACTGAAAAGATTAAATGGGCAGTTGATGAAATAAGCGATAGTAAAAAAAATTATTCGCAGATAAAAAATAATTCTGAGATTAAATTTTTAATAGATGAAATTGGAGAAAAGTTAATCTCTAATAAGTTGAAATCAATGATTGAATCAAAGTTTAAAGGTACAAAAGAAGAATATTATTATAAAAAAATAAGACAATACAAAATGAAGTTAAAAAAATTAAGAAATAAAAAAGATAAAAAGTAGAAAAAATTATAACATCTCGTATACAAAAAATAGAAATCCATAATAAAATTACACCTTCCATTGTAACAGTAACTTTAAAAATTACTCTAAAAGGAAGGTGTTTTATAGTTATTAAAATTTATTAATTCAAAAATTTCCCCTTCACAAATCCCCCAACCTTAACCACCGCCAATAAAATCGTAAGCAATACAATAATCGAAGGGCCTGACGGAATATTTAGCGTGTAGGAAAAATATAGTCCTGACAGTATTCCGATGAATGAGAAAATTATGGATAGAATTATGATTGTTGAGTATTTTCTTGCGAGCGAGGCTGCGATTGCCTGTGGGATTGTCAGGATTGAGATTATTAAGATGATTCCTATTGTCTTTATGTTTATTATTATGACGGAAGATATTAGGATTATCATAAAGTAGTTTATGAAGGTTACTGGGACGCTGTGGATTTTGTAGAAGTTTTCATCAAAGCTGGTGTAGACGATGCTTTTGTAGAAGATGATGAAAAATGTGATTGTGATTATGTCCAGTATTAGTAGTAAAATTATGTTTAGGGTGTTGGATAAAAGGATATTTCCAAATAAATAAGTTGACATATCGGATTGATAGCCTGGCGTCAAGAAGGCAAAAATAATTCCGATAGCCATTCCCATTGACATAACGATACCTATTCCCAAATCACCGTCAACGTGAAGAGTGTCTTTTAGAACTAAAATCAGCACACCTGACAATATTGAGAAAATCAGTCCAAAAAATAGCGGATCTTTTATTGGCAAGTTAAAGAAGTAAATCAGGTAAATTCCTATTCCGATACCGCCGTAAGAGGCGTGGCTAATACTTGATGAAATAAAGACCATTTTTTTATTTACAATATAAGTTCCTATTATTCCACAGCATATACTTGAAAGAAGCCCTACAATAAGGGCGTTTCTCATAAAGGCATATTCAAAAATTTTTATAAATTCCATATTTCCCCAATCTTTAATAATTTATCTTTAATTTTGTAAATTTTATTTGTGTGAATGTAAGTAAGGATTGCTGCACACATAATCTTCCTTTTTCTCATAAACTCGAATGTTGCCTTCCACGACAAAAATTGAATCAATGTAATCGTAGATTTTTTCAAGCTCGTGAGAAATTACAACGATTGTTGAATTTGATAATTCCTTTATTTTTTCAAAAAGTTTAAATTCAAATTCCTTATCCAGAAATGACTCTGGCTCATCAAGAAAAATCAGTTCTGGTGAAGAAATTAAGGCACGTGCAATTAATGCCCTTTGAAGCTGTCCACCAGATACTTCGTTTATTAATTTATTTTTTAAATGAAAAATATCAAATTCCTTCAAGAGTATTTCAGCACGTTTTTTTTCTTCATTGTTAAATCTTCTGAAAAGATTATTTTTATTAGTCAATCCCGATATTACCAAGTCAAAAATATTAATGGGAAAGGAAGCGTCGAACTCCCTTATTTGTGGTAAATATCCAATTTTGTTTTCACTTGTAAAAAATTCAATACTGCCAGATTTTTTTCTCAAAAATCCCAGCATAACCTTTACTAAAGTTGATTTTCCGCCACCATTTCTTCCCAGAATTGCAACATTTTTTCCTTTAAAAATATCTAAATTTATATCGTTCAAAATATAATCATTGCTGTATTTAAAGTTAAGATTTTGTACACTCACAAGTTTTTTATTCTGTCCGTTAGTCATCAAATTTTTATCCTTTCGTTTTCTTCTCGTTCTTTTTTTGAATAAAAATTTTTAATTTAAATAATCTACAAACTGTTTTAGATTTTCAAAGACATTTTCCTTGTCAACATTAAATTCAGCAACTTTTGAGTTAGGAATTTCTTTTGAAATTGCCTCAGCACTTTGTTTTGGAAATTGAGGTTGAACTAAGATTGTAGTTACGTTATGTTCTTTTGCTTCGTCAATAATTTCCTTTATTTGCTGTGCTGATGGTTCTTTTCCTTCCTGCTCGATTGAAATTTCTTCAATGGCATAATTTTTTAGGAAATAGTTTAATGCAGGATGATAAATCATAAATGATTTTTTAGTTTTTGAAGCCATTTTTTGTGAAAGTTCTGCTTTTACTTGATTAAGTTCTGTAATGAAAGCGTTGTAATTTTTTTCAAAAGTTTCTTTTTTATCTGGATAAAGTTTTGACAATTCATTTTTTATATTTTCAGCAATTTTTGGCATCATATCAAGCGAGAACCATACATGCGGATCAATTCCCTCATGCTCATGATGTTCATGTTCTTCCTTTTTACCATGCTCATGTTCATGTTCGTGATCATGATCCCCTTTGATAAATAAATTTTTATCAACACCATCCAAAACATTAACAATTTTGTTTTTATCGCTTAGGCTGTCAGAAATTGTTTCTTCAAATCCTAACATATTATAAGTGAAAAATACCTTTGAGTTTTCTAAAATTTTCAAATCTGAAGGTTTTGGCTCAAATAGTTCGTGATTCATATTTGGCTGGACAATTGAAATAACTTCAAAATCATCTCCTGCAATTTTTTGAGTAAGCCATCTCAAAGGTGGCACGCTTGTTACAATTTTTTCCCTTGTTCCTGCAGTTCCTTGCTCTTTTTTAGTTTCTGATTTATTTCCGCAAGAAA
It encodes:
- a CDS encoding AAA family ATPase, whose translation is MFPIYMYVKEYKGLKDFEITFDNNYEITFEGEILTINKIKTDNNIENFYSIDKTIGNIDSVNLLIGKNGSGKTSVLEVLNVLHLGSSTNNEEVKKIKGYIILYKSYSNDEDFILEKDFCSMSIEIKEFPKKINVKEEFRKLRFTNQENYREDFLESIGIVKFSFKGETLNATQREGVFGFGQERTVFKLDTRLENKSKKNIYDYLIKIKQGKNKDNFENAYLTLVIPDLCIKHMISNERVINSKFEEFDKITFDKIIDDGLFRLYEYDDVNNYSLEDIILNNYFNWIYLIIILRKVFEIRNKKEYSEKKLRKMLEKERKKKLKLLDGKFTIKKFEILLKELRKSLGIPEKEIIFDEKDEKNYKTVEEIAALINDITEEKDEINTRNDNKIIKKFKINFEEKNERIKELLEKYQNFHIPKDGIDTDLIFKSVEYIQIEEEGLSDGERIKLQYFSTLYGVLNGEFKNRKYITLLFDEVETYLHPEWSRRFLYELIEELGKYEDKKFKLIFATHSPFLIADVLAKDCIYLSKDENGKIQAEIKEDVKTFGANIIDLFKDTMFLESTFGKFATEKIKWAVDEISDSKKNYSQIKNNSEIKFLIDEIGEKLISNKLKSMIESKFKGTKEEYYYKKIRQYKMKLKKLRNKKDKK
- a CDS encoding metal ABC transporter permease: MEFIKIFEYAFMRNALIVGLLSSICCGIIGTYIVNKKMVFISSSISHASYGGIGIGIYLIYFFNLPIKDPLFFGLIFSILSGVLILVLKDTLHVDGDLGIGIVMSMGMAIGIIFAFLTPGYQSDMSTYLFGNILLSNTLNIILLLILDIITITFFIIFYKSIVYTSFDENFYKIHSVPVTFINYFMIILISSVIIINIKTIGIILIISILTIPQAIAASLARKYSTIIILSIIFSFIGILSGLYFSYTLNIPSGPSIIVLLTILLAVVKVGGFVKGKFLN
- a CDS encoding metal ABC transporter ATP-binding protein — encoded protein: MTNGQNKKLVSVQNLNFKYSNDYILNDINLDIFKGKNVAILGRNGGGKSTLVKVMLGFLRKKSGSIEFFTSENKIGYLPQIREFDASFPINIFDLVISGLTNKNNLFRRFNNEEKKRAEILLKEFDIFHLKNKLINEVSGGQLQRALIARALISSPELIFLDEPESFLDKEFEFKLFEKIKELSNSTIVVISHELEKIYDYIDSIFVVEGNIRVYEKKEDYVCSNPYLHSHK
- a CDS encoding metal ABC transporter substrate-binding protein, with amino-acid sequence MKKLLSLLLLSALFIFSCGNKSETKKEQGTAGTREKIVTSVPPLRWLTQKIAGDDFEVISIVQPNMNHELFEPKPSDLKILENSKVFFTYNMLGFEETISDSLSDKNKIVNVLDGVDKNLFIKGDHDHEHEHEHGKKEEHEHHEHEGIDPHVWFSLDMMPKIAENIKNELSKLYPDKKETFEKNYNAFITELNQVKAELSQKMASKTKKSFMIYHPALNYFLKNYAIEEISIEQEGKEPSAQQIKEIIDEAKEHNVTTILVQPQFPKQSAEAISKEIPNSKVAEFNVDKENVFENLKQFVDYLN